From one Gemmatimonadaceae bacterium genomic stretch:
- a CDS encoding trimeric intracellular cation channel family protein: protein MRDKLADAHRHGRSGPSWLGSGGGRTVPPPPSPHPAPLTKPPHPLPLSPLLLFEILAVVLAALSAMITASKKNLDFVGTYALAVVTSFGGGTMRDVLLDRRPFFWVSRWEYLIVIFALCLPFVYSRRVHDWSRQLVARGEFVDALGLGFFSVVGVTMALDLKLPSTVAVLMGVVTATGGGIMRDLLVNEIPVVFRHGTTLYTTSAFAGALVFTVLQKFHAPFAVFAAVAVAVGSRLYSVWAGASLPRPHWIHTGTFPAATGETPTGVRATPPPSPDEPPRGAAPRDEPPVA, encoded by the coding sequence ATGCGCGATAAACTAGCCGACGCACACCGCCACGGCCGCTCCGGGCCGAGTTGGTTAGGTTCAGGAGGCGGGCGGACCGTCCCTCCTCCCCCCTCACCACACCCCGCCCCCCTCACCAAACCTCCGCACCCTCTCCCCCTGTCCCCTCTCCTCCTCTTTGAGATCCTCGCCGTCGTCCTCGCCGCGCTCTCGGCGATGATCACGGCATCCAAGAAGAACCTCGACTTCGTCGGGACGTATGCGCTCGCCGTCGTCACGTCGTTCGGGGGCGGCACCATGCGTGACGTGCTGCTCGACCGGCGGCCGTTCTTCTGGGTGAGCCGCTGGGAGTATCTCATCGTCATCTTCGCGCTCTGCCTGCCGTTCGTCTACAGTCGTCGCGTGCACGACTGGTCGCGGCAGCTGGTGGCGCGCGGCGAGTTCGTCGATGCGCTCGGCCTCGGCTTCTTCAGCGTGGTGGGCGTGACGATGGCGCTCGACCTGAAGCTGCCGTCCACGGTCGCGGTCCTGATGGGAGTGGTCACCGCCACGGGCGGCGGGATCATGCGTGACCTGCTCGTCAACGAGATCCCCGTGGTCTTCCGCCACGGCACCACGCTCTACACGACGTCGGCATTCGCCGGGGCGCTGGTTTTCACCGTCCTGCAGAAGTTCCACGCTCCGTTTGCCGTCTTTGCGGCGGTGGCGGTCGCCGTGGGCTCGCGCCTCTACAGCGTCTGGGCGGGCGCGAGCCTCCCGCGGCCGCACTGGATACACACCGGGACCTTTCCGGCAGCGACCGGCGAAACGCCAACAGGGGTGCGGGCCACCCCGCCGCCGTCGCCCGACGAGCCGCCGCGTGGTGCGGCGCCTCGGGACGAGCCACCGGTCGCGTAG